The Podarcis raffonei isolate rPodRaf1 chromosome 2, rPodRaf1.pri, whole genome shotgun sequence genome window below encodes:
- the LOC128408886 gene encoding zinc finger protein 345-like isoform X1 has product MQENYENVISLAEEIAISWPRITAFAESHRRRGLAPVSFPRPQQLLDSLVVPADDGMVSENENGNEEEEAPQDGEGEGRGDVAVEKVEAQKDLLPENTKEPLEPELKASEEGPDQVALDERPRKPLGKRQAKSSVHRAFKKFSSRNHHHGLLGHTGRCHSCGKGFGFGKRSRLHGAAGLEKPYKCGECGKGFRLHSTLATHQRRHTSTKPYRCAECGKSFSVGSAFIQHQRTHSGKRSGPGPARPCECNVCGKSFGLPAHLIKHQKQHLEEKPYKCQECGKGFNWNSHLERHRRIHTGEKPYVCEDCGRAFAWSSHLERHRRTHFGGLQKASSCSCCLAAAAAPASKASAKPYRCDDCGKGFNKNAALSKHRRAHHAAEKPYVCQDCGKSFGLNGALLQHRRTRHPDDSAKPYACGDCGKSFAWSSHLDRHRRIHAGDKPYRCEDCGKGFSQSSHLERHQRVHRSAERPPCRCAECGFAGARRQRRRGALLACKCSDCGKSFLWRRPACSECGRGGGEGVRHQGTQTGEKPYSCLDCGKCFAQNSALAKHRRMHTGEKPYKCAECGKSFGVRSNLLKHQRTHLGEKPYKCADCGKGFIQKSDLTKHRRMHTGEKPYRCDACGKCFSVSSNLIKHQRIHLGEKPYACGECGKAFIQRSELTIHQRTHTGEKPYKCGICGKCFSRSSHLNRHQRTHSNGKASAGSAGTAHTTLLAASPAKPAAPLPASAFSASFASPGPLPALPAFPASPSSLPIPSLDLPWALSFPSRSFPHPSFPSPAPSGAQASSLIN; this is encoded by the exons ATGCAGGAGAACTATGAGAATGTGATCTCTCTGG CGGAGGAAATTGCAATCAGCTGGCCCCGGATCACCGCGTTTGCCGAGTCTCACAGAAGAAGAGGGTTGGCACCTG TTTCCTTTCCCAGACCTCAGCAGTTACTGGATTCTCTCGTTGTTCCAGCAGATGATGGGATGGTGAGTGAGAATGAGAACGGGAACGAAGAGGAGGAGGCACCGCAGGACGGAGAAGGAGAGGGCAGAGGGGATGTTGCCGTTGAGAAGGTGGAGGCCCAAAAGGATCTCCTGCCGGAGAACACCAAAGAGCCTCTTGAGCCTGAGCTGAAAGCCAGCGAAGAAGGCCCAGACCAGGTGGCCTTGGATGAGCGGCCGAGGAAGCCCCTGGGGAAGAGACAGGCCAAGTCGAGCGTCCACCGTGCTTTCAAGAAGTTCTCCTCACGCAACCACCACCACGGCCTGCTGGGCCACACCGGTCGGTGCCACAGCTGCGGCAAGGGCTTCGGCTTCGGAAAGCGCTCCCGGCTGCACGGCGCCGCCGGCCtggagaagccctacaagtgtgGCGAATGCGGAAAGGGTTTCCGGCTGCACTCCACCCTGGCGACCCACCAGCGCCGCCACACCAGCACCAAGCCCTACCGCTGCGCCGAGTGCGGCAAGAGCTTCAGCGTCGGCTCGGCCTTCATCCAGCATCAGCGCACCCACTCCGGCAAGCGGAGCGGGCCCGGTCCAGCCCGGCCCTGCGAGTGCAATGTGTGCGGCAAGAGCTTTGGGCTCCCGGCCCACCTCATCAAACACCAGAAGCAGCACCTGGaagagaagccctacaagtgccaGGAGTGCGGCAAGGGCTTCAACTGGAACTCTCACCTGGAGCGCCACCGCCGCATCCACACTGGAGAGAAGCCGTATGTCTGCGAGGACTGCGGGCGTGCTTTCGCCTGGAGCTCCCACCTGGAGCGCCACCGGCGGACGCATTTCGGTGGGCTCCAGAAGGCCTCGTCATGCAGCTGTTGTTTGGCTGCGGCCGCGGCACCGGCCAGCAAAGCCAGCGCCAAACCCTATCGGTGTGATGACTGCGGCAAAGGCTTCAACAAGAACGCGGCCCTGTCCAAGCACCGCCGCGCTCACCATGCCGCAGAGAAGCCCTATGTCTGCCAGGACTGCGGCAAGAGCTTTGGTCTGAATGGCGCCCTGCTGCAGCACCGGCGGACACGGCACCCGGACGACTCGGCCAAGCCGTACGCCTGTGGCGACTGCGGCAAGAGCTTTGCCTGGAGCTCCCACCTGGACCGACACCGGCGCATCCACGCCGGCGACAAGCCCTACCGCTGCGAGGACTGTGGGAAGGGCTTCTCCCAGAGCTCCCACTTGGAGCGGCACCAGCGGGTGCACAGGAGCGCCGAGCGCCCGCCATGCCGCTGTGCCGAGTGCGGGTTCGCtggggcgcggcggcagcggcggcgaggGGCCCTGCTGGCCTGCAAGTGCAGCGACTGCGGCAAGAGCTTCCTGTGGCGGCGCCCGGCCTGCAGCGAGTGCGGGAGGGGCGGTGGGGAGGGCGTGCGGCACCAAGGGACGCagacgggcgagaagccctactcCTGCCTGGACTGCGGCAAGTGCTTCGCCCAGAACTCGGCTCTGGCCAAGCACCGGCGCAtgcacaccggggagaagccgtACAAGTGCGCcgaatgcgggaagagcttcgGCGTCCGCTCCAACCTGCTGAAGCACCAGCGCACGCACCTgggcgagaagccctacaagtgcgcCGACTGCGGCAAGGGCTTCATTCAGAAGTCTGACCTCACCAAGCACCGGCGCAtgcacaccggggagaagccgtACCGCTGCGACGCCTGTGGCAAGTGCTTCAGTGTCAGCTCCAATCTCATCAAGCACCAGCGCATCCACCTGGGCGAGAAGCCCTACGCCTGCGGGGAGTGCGGCAAGGCCTTCATCCAGCGCTCTGAGCTCACCATCCACCAGCGCacccacaccggggagaagccatACAAGTGCGGCATCTGCGGCAAGTGCTTCAGCCGCAGCTCCCACCTCAACCGGCACCAGCGCACCCACAGCAACGGCAAGGCCTCGGCCGGCAGCGCCGGGACGGCCCACACCACCCTGCTGGCCGCCAGCCCTGCCAAACCTGCCGCTCCCCTGCCCGCCTCAGCCTTCTCAGCCTCCTTCGCTTCACCTGGGCCCCTGCCcgccctgcctgccttccctgcTTCTCCATCGTCCCTCCCGATCCCTTCTTTGGACCTGCCCTGGGCCCTGTCCTTTCCCTCCAGGAGCTTCCCGCACCCCTCCTTCCCTTCACCTGCCCCTTCAGGGGCCCAGGCCTCATCTCTGATCAACTAG
- the LOC128408886 gene encoding zinc finger protein 345-like isoform X2, with product MQENYENVISLAEEIAISWPRITAFAESHRRRGLAPADDGMVSENENGNEEEEAPQDGEGEGRGDVAVEKVEAQKDLLPENTKEPLEPELKASEEGPDQVALDERPRKPLGKRQAKSSVHRAFKKFSSRNHHHGLLGHTGRCHSCGKGFGFGKRSRLHGAAGLEKPYKCGECGKGFRLHSTLATHQRRHTSTKPYRCAECGKSFSVGSAFIQHQRTHSGKRSGPGPARPCECNVCGKSFGLPAHLIKHQKQHLEEKPYKCQECGKGFNWNSHLERHRRIHTGEKPYVCEDCGRAFAWSSHLERHRRTHFGGLQKASSCSCCLAAAAAPASKASAKPYRCDDCGKGFNKNAALSKHRRAHHAAEKPYVCQDCGKSFGLNGALLQHRRTRHPDDSAKPYACGDCGKSFAWSSHLDRHRRIHAGDKPYRCEDCGKGFSQSSHLERHQRVHRSAERPPCRCAECGFAGARRQRRRGALLACKCSDCGKSFLWRRPACSECGRGGGEGVRHQGTQTGEKPYSCLDCGKCFAQNSALAKHRRMHTGEKPYKCAECGKSFGVRSNLLKHQRTHLGEKPYKCADCGKGFIQKSDLTKHRRMHTGEKPYRCDACGKCFSVSSNLIKHQRIHLGEKPYACGECGKAFIQRSELTIHQRTHTGEKPYKCGICGKCFSRSSHLNRHQRTHSNGKASAGSAGTAHTTLLAASPAKPAAPLPASAFSASFASPGPLPALPAFPASPSSLPIPSLDLPWALSFPSRSFPHPSFPSPAPSGAQASSLIN from the exons ATGCAGGAGAACTATGAGAATGTGATCTCTCTGG CGGAGGAAATTGCAATCAGCTGGCCCCGGATCACCGCGTTTGCCGAGTCTCACAGAAGAAGAGGGTTGGCACCTG CAGATGATGGGATGGTGAGTGAGAATGAGAACGGGAACGAAGAGGAGGAGGCACCGCAGGACGGAGAAGGAGAGGGCAGAGGGGATGTTGCCGTTGAGAAGGTGGAGGCCCAAAAGGATCTCCTGCCGGAGAACACCAAAGAGCCTCTTGAGCCTGAGCTGAAAGCCAGCGAAGAAGGCCCAGACCAGGTGGCCTTGGATGAGCGGCCGAGGAAGCCCCTGGGGAAGAGACAGGCCAAGTCGAGCGTCCACCGTGCTTTCAAGAAGTTCTCCTCACGCAACCACCACCACGGCCTGCTGGGCCACACCGGTCGGTGCCACAGCTGCGGCAAGGGCTTCGGCTTCGGAAAGCGCTCCCGGCTGCACGGCGCCGCCGGCCtggagaagccctacaagtgtgGCGAATGCGGAAAGGGTTTCCGGCTGCACTCCACCCTGGCGACCCACCAGCGCCGCCACACCAGCACCAAGCCCTACCGCTGCGCCGAGTGCGGCAAGAGCTTCAGCGTCGGCTCGGCCTTCATCCAGCATCAGCGCACCCACTCCGGCAAGCGGAGCGGGCCCGGTCCAGCCCGGCCCTGCGAGTGCAATGTGTGCGGCAAGAGCTTTGGGCTCCCGGCCCACCTCATCAAACACCAGAAGCAGCACCTGGaagagaagccctacaagtgccaGGAGTGCGGCAAGGGCTTCAACTGGAACTCTCACCTGGAGCGCCACCGCCGCATCCACACTGGAGAGAAGCCGTATGTCTGCGAGGACTGCGGGCGTGCTTTCGCCTGGAGCTCCCACCTGGAGCGCCACCGGCGGACGCATTTCGGTGGGCTCCAGAAGGCCTCGTCATGCAGCTGTTGTTTGGCTGCGGCCGCGGCACCGGCCAGCAAAGCCAGCGCCAAACCCTATCGGTGTGATGACTGCGGCAAAGGCTTCAACAAGAACGCGGCCCTGTCCAAGCACCGCCGCGCTCACCATGCCGCAGAGAAGCCCTATGTCTGCCAGGACTGCGGCAAGAGCTTTGGTCTGAATGGCGCCCTGCTGCAGCACCGGCGGACACGGCACCCGGACGACTCGGCCAAGCCGTACGCCTGTGGCGACTGCGGCAAGAGCTTTGCCTGGAGCTCCCACCTGGACCGACACCGGCGCATCCACGCCGGCGACAAGCCCTACCGCTGCGAGGACTGTGGGAAGGGCTTCTCCCAGAGCTCCCACTTGGAGCGGCACCAGCGGGTGCACAGGAGCGCCGAGCGCCCGCCATGCCGCTGTGCCGAGTGCGGGTTCGCtggggcgcggcggcagcggcggcgaggGGCCCTGCTGGCCTGCAAGTGCAGCGACTGCGGCAAGAGCTTCCTGTGGCGGCGCCCGGCCTGCAGCGAGTGCGGGAGGGGCGGTGGGGAGGGCGTGCGGCACCAAGGGACGCagacgggcgagaagccctactcCTGCCTGGACTGCGGCAAGTGCTTCGCCCAGAACTCGGCTCTGGCCAAGCACCGGCGCAtgcacaccggggagaagccgtACAAGTGCGCcgaatgcgggaagagcttcgGCGTCCGCTCCAACCTGCTGAAGCACCAGCGCACGCACCTgggcgagaagccctacaagtgcgcCGACTGCGGCAAGGGCTTCATTCAGAAGTCTGACCTCACCAAGCACCGGCGCAtgcacaccggggagaagccgtACCGCTGCGACGCCTGTGGCAAGTGCTTCAGTGTCAGCTCCAATCTCATCAAGCACCAGCGCATCCACCTGGGCGAGAAGCCCTACGCCTGCGGGGAGTGCGGCAAGGCCTTCATCCAGCGCTCTGAGCTCACCATCCACCAGCGCacccacaccggggagaagccatACAAGTGCGGCATCTGCGGCAAGTGCTTCAGCCGCAGCTCCCACCTCAACCGGCACCAGCGCACCCACAGCAACGGCAAGGCCTCGGCCGGCAGCGCCGGGACGGCCCACACCACCCTGCTGGCCGCCAGCCCTGCCAAACCTGCCGCTCCCCTGCCCGCCTCAGCCTTCTCAGCCTCCTTCGCTTCACCTGGGCCCCTGCCcgccctgcctgccttccctgcTTCTCCATCGTCCCTCCCGATCCCTTCTTTGGACCTGCCCTGGGCCCTGTCCTTTCCCTCCAGGAGCTTCCCGCACCCCTCCTTCCCTTCACCTGCCCCTTCAGGGGCCCAGGCCTCATCTCTGATCAACTAG
- the LOC128408886 gene encoding zinc finger protein 345-like isoform X3, whose protein sequence is MQENYENVISLAEEIAISWPRITAFAESHRRRGLAPDDGMVSENENGNEEEEAPQDGEGEGRGDVAVEKVEAQKDLLPENTKEPLEPELKASEEGPDQVALDERPRKPLGKRQAKSSVHRAFKKFSSRNHHHGLLGHTGRCHSCGKGFGFGKRSRLHGAAGLEKPYKCGECGKGFRLHSTLATHQRRHTSTKPYRCAECGKSFSVGSAFIQHQRTHSGKRSGPGPARPCECNVCGKSFGLPAHLIKHQKQHLEEKPYKCQECGKGFNWNSHLERHRRIHTGEKPYVCEDCGRAFAWSSHLERHRRTHFGGLQKASSCSCCLAAAAAPASKASAKPYRCDDCGKGFNKNAALSKHRRAHHAAEKPYVCQDCGKSFGLNGALLQHRRTRHPDDSAKPYACGDCGKSFAWSSHLDRHRRIHAGDKPYRCEDCGKGFSQSSHLERHQRVHRSAERPPCRCAECGFAGARRQRRRGALLACKCSDCGKSFLWRRPACSECGRGGGEGVRHQGTQTGEKPYSCLDCGKCFAQNSALAKHRRMHTGEKPYKCAECGKSFGVRSNLLKHQRTHLGEKPYKCADCGKGFIQKSDLTKHRRMHTGEKPYRCDACGKCFSVSSNLIKHQRIHLGEKPYACGECGKAFIQRSELTIHQRTHTGEKPYKCGICGKCFSRSSHLNRHQRTHSNGKASAGSAGTAHTTLLAASPAKPAAPLPASAFSASFASPGPLPALPAFPASPSSLPIPSLDLPWALSFPSRSFPHPSFPSPAPSGAQASSLIN, encoded by the exons ATGCAGGAGAACTATGAGAATGTGATCTCTCTGG CGGAGGAAATTGCAATCAGCTGGCCCCGGATCACCGCGTTTGCCGAGTCTCACAGAAGAAGAGGGTTGGCACCTG ATGATGGGATGGTGAGTGAGAATGAGAACGGGAACGAAGAGGAGGAGGCACCGCAGGACGGAGAAGGAGAGGGCAGAGGGGATGTTGCCGTTGAGAAGGTGGAGGCCCAAAAGGATCTCCTGCCGGAGAACACCAAAGAGCCTCTTGAGCCTGAGCTGAAAGCCAGCGAAGAAGGCCCAGACCAGGTGGCCTTGGATGAGCGGCCGAGGAAGCCCCTGGGGAAGAGACAGGCCAAGTCGAGCGTCCACCGTGCTTTCAAGAAGTTCTCCTCACGCAACCACCACCACGGCCTGCTGGGCCACACCGGTCGGTGCCACAGCTGCGGCAAGGGCTTCGGCTTCGGAAAGCGCTCCCGGCTGCACGGCGCCGCCGGCCtggagaagccctacaagtgtgGCGAATGCGGAAAGGGTTTCCGGCTGCACTCCACCCTGGCGACCCACCAGCGCCGCCACACCAGCACCAAGCCCTACCGCTGCGCCGAGTGCGGCAAGAGCTTCAGCGTCGGCTCGGCCTTCATCCAGCATCAGCGCACCCACTCCGGCAAGCGGAGCGGGCCCGGTCCAGCCCGGCCCTGCGAGTGCAATGTGTGCGGCAAGAGCTTTGGGCTCCCGGCCCACCTCATCAAACACCAGAAGCAGCACCTGGaagagaagccctacaagtgccaGGAGTGCGGCAAGGGCTTCAACTGGAACTCTCACCTGGAGCGCCACCGCCGCATCCACACTGGAGAGAAGCCGTATGTCTGCGAGGACTGCGGGCGTGCTTTCGCCTGGAGCTCCCACCTGGAGCGCCACCGGCGGACGCATTTCGGTGGGCTCCAGAAGGCCTCGTCATGCAGCTGTTGTTTGGCTGCGGCCGCGGCACCGGCCAGCAAAGCCAGCGCCAAACCCTATCGGTGTGATGACTGCGGCAAAGGCTTCAACAAGAACGCGGCCCTGTCCAAGCACCGCCGCGCTCACCATGCCGCAGAGAAGCCCTATGTCTGCCAGGACTGCGGCAAGAGCTTTGGTCTGAATGGCGCCCTGCTGCAGCACCGGCGGACACGGCACCCGGACGACTCGGCCAAGCCGTACGCCTGTGGCGACTGCGGCAAGAGCTTTGCCTGGAGCTCCCACCTGGACCGACACCGGCGCATCCACGCCGGCGACAAGCCCTACCGCTGCGAGGACTGTGGGAAGGGCTTCTCCCAGAGCTCCCACTTGGAGCGGCACCAGCGGGTGCACAGGAGCGCCGAGCGCCCGCCATGCCGCTGTGCCGAGTGCGGGTTCGCtggggcgcggcggcagcggcggcgaggGGCCCTGCTGGCCTGCAAGTGCAGCGACTGCGGCAAGAGCTTCCTGTGGCGGCGCCCGGCCTGCAGCGAGTGCGGGAGGGGCGGTGGGGAGGGCGTGCGGCACCAAGGGACGCagacgggcgagaagccctactcCTGCCTGGACTGCGGCAAGTGCTTCGCCCAGAACTCGGCTCTGGCCAAGCACCGGCGCAtgcacaccggggagaagccgtACAAGTGCGCcgaatgcgggaagagcttcgGCGTCCGCTCCAACCTGCTGAAGCACCAGCGCACGCACCTgggcgagaagccctacaagtgcgcCGACTGCGGCAAGGGCTTCATTCAGAAGTCTGACCTCACCAAGCACCGGCGCAtgcacaccggggagaagccgtACCGCTGCGACGCCTGTGGCAAGTGCTTCAGTGTCAGCTCCAATCTCATCAAGCACCAGCGCATCCACCTGGGCGAGAAGCCCTACGCCTGCGGGGAGTGCGGCAAGGCCTTCATCCAGCGCTCTGAGCTCACCATCCACCAGCGCacccacaccggggagaagccatACAAGTGCGGCATCTGCGGCAAGTGCTTCAGCCGCAGCTCCCACCTCAACCGGCACCAGCGCACCCACAGCAACGGCAAGGCCTCGGCCGGCAGCGCCGGGACGGCCCACACCACCCTGCTGGCCGCCAGCCCTGCCAAACCTGCCGCTCCCCTGCCCGCCTCAGCCTTCTCAGCCTCCTTCGCTTCACCTGGGCCCCTGCCcgccctgcctgccttccctgcTTCTCCATCGTCCCTCCCGATCCCTTCTTTGGACCTGCCCTGGGCCCTGTCCTTTCCCTCCAGGAGCTTCCCGCACCCCTCCTTCCCTTCACCTGCCCCTTCAGGGGCCCAGGCCTCATCTCTGATCAACTAG